A region from the Dromaius novaehollandiae isolate bDroNov1 chromosome 28, bDroNov1.hap1, whole genome shotgun sequence genome encodes:
- the MFSD5 gene encoding molybdate-anion transporter: MLFTAYAAFAVLLAVCLGLELSACRSKLTGSACTNPAFLRFQRDYYQVYCLALAADWLQGPYLYKLYQHYRFLEGQIAIIYVCGFASSVLFGLVSTSLVDWLGRKKSCILFSLTYSVCCLTKLSWDYFVLVVGRILGGLSTALLFSAFEAWYIHEHVERYDFPAEWIPATFSRAAFWNNVIAVGAGVVANFFAEWLGLGPVAPFMVSIPLLMLTGIFAMKNWDENYGKKRALSKTCMDGLKCLLSDRRVLLLGTIQALFESVIYIFIFLWTPVLDPHGPPLGIVFSSFMAASMVGSSLYRIAISKRYHLQPIHVLSLSVLMVFFSLFMLTFSTNPGQESPSESFLAFLLIELSCGLYFPAMGFLRRKVIPEKDQVGVLNWFRVPLNLLACLGMLILHDSDYKTGTRSMFTICSVLMVMALLAVVSLFTVVRNDAELRLPAPQGQTDPSSPEL, translated from the coding sequence ATGCTCTTCACCGCCTACGCCGCCTTCGCCGTCCTCTTGGCCGTGTGCTTGGGCTTGGAGCTCTCCGCCTGCCGCTCCAAGCTCACCGGCAGCGCCTGCACCAACCCGGCCTTCCTCCGCTTCCAGCGGGACTACTACCAGGTGTACTGCCTGGCCCTGGCCGCCGACTGGCTGCAGGGCCCCTACCTCTACAAGCTCTACCAGCACTACCGCTTCCTGGAGGGGCAGATCGCCATCATCTACGTGTGCGGCTTCGCCTCCAGCGTCCTCTTCGGGCTGGTCTCCACGTCCCTGGTGGACTGGCTGGGCCGCAAGAAATCCTGCATCCTCTTTTCTTTGACCTACTCCGTCTGCTGCCTCACCAAGCTCTCCTGGGATTACTTTGTCCTGGTGGTCGGGAGGATATTAGGCGGCTTGTCCACAGCGCTCCTCTTCTCCGCCTTCGAGGCCTGGTACATCCACGAGCACGTGGAGCGCTACGACTTCCCGGCGGAGTGGATCCCCGCCACCTTCTCGCGAGCTGCTTTCTGGAACAACGTCATCGCCGTCGGGGCCGGGGTGGTAGCCAACTTCTTTGCGGAGTGGCTGGGCCTGGGCCCGGTGGCCCCGTTCATGGTATCCATCCCCCTCCTCATGCTGACGGGCATCTTTGCCATGAAAAACTGGGACGAGAACTACGGGAAGAAGCGGGCGCTCTCCAAGACCTGCATGGACGGCTTGAAGTGCCTCCTCTCGGACCGGCGCGTGCTGCTCCTGGGCACCATCCAGGCTTTGTTTGAGAGCGTCATCTACATCTTCATCTTCCTGTGGACACCCGTGCTGGATCCTCACGGCCCACCCTTGGGCATCGTCTTCTCCAGCTTCATGGCAGCCAGCATGGTGGGCTCTTCTCTCTATCGGATTGCCATCTCCAAAAGGTACCACCTCCAGCCCATCCATGTCCTCTCGCTCTCCGTCCTTAtggttttcttctccctcttcatgCTCACTTTCTCCACCAACCCGGGCCAGGAGAGCCCTTCGGAGTCCTTCCTGGCTTTCTTGCTCATCGAGCTCTCCTGCGGTCTCTACTTCCCCGCCATGGGCTTCCTCCGGCGGAAGGTGATCCCGGAGAAGGACCAGGTGGGCGTGCTGAACTGGTTCCGCGTCCCCCTGAACCTGCTGGCCTGCCTCGGCATGCTCATCCTCCACGACAGCGACTACAAGACGGGCACCAGGAGCATGTTCACCATCTGCTCCGTGCTGATGGTGATGGCGCTGCTCGCCGTCGTCAGCCTCTTCACCGTCGTCCGCAACGACGCGGAGCTCCGGCTGCCCGCTCCGCAGGGACAGACGGACCCGTCTTCCCCCGAGCTCTGA